One window of the Salvia splendens isolate huo1 chromosome 1, SspV2, whole genome shotgun sequence genome contains the following:
- the LOC121797964 gene encoding V-type proton ATPase subunit D-like yields the protein MSGQTQRLNVVPTVTMLGVMKARLVGATRGHALLKKKSDALTVQFRQILKKIVSTKESMGDVMKTSSFALTEAKYVAGDNIKHCIRENVKTASLKVRSHQENIAGVKLPKFEYFTDGEIKNDLTGLARGGQQVQACRAAYVKSIELLVELASLQTSFLTLDEAIKTTNRRVNALENVVKPRIENTISYIKGELDELEREDFFRLKKIQGYKRREVEKQRELAKAYAEEKVAEEMSLQKGISLTSAHDMLSQTNKDEDIIF from the coding sequence ATGTCCGGACAGACTCAGCGCTTGAATGTTGTTCCAACTGTGACAATGCTTGGTGTAATGAAAGCTCGGCTGGTTGGGGCCACGAGAGGCCATGCATTGCTCAAGAAGAAGAGTGATGCTCTAACTGTTCAATTTCGGCAGATCCTCAAGAAAATCGTTTCCACAAAGGAATCCATGGGGGATGTTATGAAAACTTCCTCATTTGCCCTTACAGAAGCCAAATATGTTGCTGGTGATAACATCAAGCACTGTATTCGCGAAAATGTGAAAACTGCATCGCTCAAGGTTAGATCACATCAGGAAAATATTGCTGGTGTGAAACTCCCTAAATTTGAATACTTCACGGATGGAGAGATTAAGAATGACTTGACTGGTCTGGCGAGAGGAGGCCAGCAGGTCCAAGCATGCCGCGCAGCATATGTGAAATCTATTGAGCTGCTTGTCGAACTTGCTAGTCTCCAGACATCATTCTTGACCCTAGATGAGGCAATCAAGACCACAAACCGGAGGGTCAATGCGCTGGAGAATGTCGTGAAGCCACGCATAGAAAACACAATAAGTTACATCAAAGGAGAGTTGGACGAACTGGAAAGGGAGGATTTCTTTAGGCTGAAAAAGATTCAAGGTTACAAGAGGAGAGAGGTTGAGAAGCAGCGTGAATTGGCCAAGGCGTATGCTGAGGAGAAGGTTGCTGAAGAAATGTCGTTGCAGAAAGGTATCTCTCTTACTTCTGCCCATGACATGCTATCCCAGACCAACAAAGATGAGGACATAATCTTTTAA